From one Felis catus isolate Fca126 chromosome E2, F.catus_Fca126_mat1.0, whole genome shotgun sequence genomic stretch:
- the TAF1C gene encoding TATA box-binding protein-associated factor RNA polymerase I subunit C isoform X3, which yields MAQFSLYLVDERLPLVPLLKWNHDLPSAPLFAQLLPPPQPGHAQPLLLGGQGGHLRLLQLAGTGASAPRLAGPPQSLPSSSDSLSAFPLLEPKSQWRLQERLKAPTIGLAAVLLPSASAPVLFLFQLSAAGDVFHQRLRLQADPGLASGAPVASWTPQATARCGRWLKALLEVPLPPPVWAAPNFSHRRVLGCVEPRRMEQKVPEGLRAAMAEGRLLLRRDLGAAPSAEPPPAPEPGPEDELSARLEAAWEGRAAAWWESQQGGSSGPGKRPQRHKRRTQLSSTFSSLSGRLDLSDATSPPRSPDRTSPEARPQPPVTPPSQELTQEPWARGVPSERQQTLRDYMAKLPLRGDPPGGVSSPLSQASGVRATPSGQQPLRDGSAERPLRRHTLGGAAVPSSQTSSVRATPSRQQASVPSGSQPRRKKPRMGF from the exons ATGGCCCAG TTCTCGCTCTACCTGGTGGATGAGCGCCTCCCCTTGGTGCCCCTGCTGAAGTGGAATCACgacctcccctccgcccccctgTTTGCCCAGCTgctgcccccgccccagcccggGCACGCACAGCCGCTGCTGCTGGGGGGCCAGGGCGGGCACCTGCGGTTGCTGCAGCTCGCAG GAACGGGGGCCTCCGCGCCCCGGCTGGCGGGCCCCCCCCAGTCTCTCCCCTCCAGCAGCGACTCCCTCTCCGCGTTCCCCCTGCTGGAGCCCAAGAGTCAGTGGCGGCTGCAGGAGCGTCTGAAAGCGCCAACCATAG GTCTGGCTGCCGtgctcctgccctctgcctccgCGCCGGTCCTGTTCCTCTTCCAGCTTTCCGCGGCTGGGGATGTCTTCCACCAGCGCCTCCGCCTCCAGGCGGACCCCGGGCTCGCCTCCGGTGCCCCCGTGGCTTCCTGGACTCCCCAGGCCACCGCCCGCTGCGGCCGGTGGCTGAAGGCCCTGCTGGAGGTACCCCTGCCTCCCCCCGTGTGGGCAGCACCCAACTTCTCCCACCGCCGTGTGCTAGGCTGCGTGGAACCGCGGCGGATGGAACAGAAGGTGCCGGAGGGTCTCCGTGCGGCCATGGCCGAAGGGCGACTCCTGCTGCGGAGGGACCTGGGCGCCGCGCCCTCTGCGgagccaccccctgcccccgaGCCAGGCCCCGAGGACGAGCTCAGTGCACGTTTGGAGGCAGCCTGGGAAGGCCGGGCGGCCGCCTGGTGGGAGAGCCAGCAGGGCGGGAGCTCGGGGCCCGGGAAACGGCCCCAGCGGCACAAGCGCCGGACTCAGCTGTCCAGCACTTTCTCCTCGCTCAGCGGCCGCCTGGACCTCTCGGACGCCACCAGCCCCCCCCGCAGCCCAGACCGGACGTCCCCTGAGGCCAGGCCTCAACCACCGGTGACCCCGCCCTCCCAGGAGCTGACCCAGGAGCCGTGGGCTCGGGGTGTCCCCTCGGAGAGGCAGCAGACGCTCCGGGACTACATGGCCAAGCTACCGCTCCGCGGGGACCCCCCAGGAGGCGTCTCCTCACCCCTGTCCCAGGCCTCCGGCGTCCGGGCCACCCCCTCCGGGCAGCAGCCCCTCCGGGATGGCTCAGCGGAGCGGCCGCTCCGAAGGCACACGCTGGGAGGTGCCGCCGTGCCCTCTTCCCAGACCTCCAGCGTCCGGGCCACCCCCTCCAGGCAGCAGGCGTCTGTCCCCTCGGGCTCTCAGCCGAGGAGGAAGAAGCCCCGCATGGGCTTCTGA
- the TAF1C gene encoding TATA box-binding protein-associated factor RNA polymerase I subunit C isoform X1, which yields MDFPGSLPPTLLRTGPLGVSDTPDLSFMCSWRDALTLPEPLAQNCQNGVSCTAAAPLWEPETPGPLPLLPPGPDPWDPGVTARDLLFRGGIPFRRKPRAVLDVTEQLSRFLWDHGDIAFAPLGKLMLENFKLEGARSHSKKKTVVSVKSLLQDLGGHQPWGCPWASLSFRQRRFSILGGPVLGTSVAGLLGELLHEELATRWERLLLDDAFTGGALAWVPGRTPQVGQLVYPAGGALDKLHFQEVSVAPGGDPQALGDPGHIQLRGPVRQVVTHIVQGEALLAVRSDYHCALWKVSKQGRPTPLQVLQIGKGATGISLSPHLPGELAVCSRSGAVCLWTPQDGLQQIYKDPETLVFRDPSPWRWADFTAHPRVLTVGDRTGVKIIDTQGPPGCGLLLFRGGAEAACQKGERVLLTRYLGGCGPEPLCPTFHLILTQFSLYLVDERLPLVPLLKWNHDLPSAPLFAQLLPPPQPGHAQPLLLGGQGGHLRLLQLAGTGASAPRLAGPPQSLPSSSDSLSAFPLLEPKSQWRLQERLKAPTIGLAAVLLPSASAPVLFLFQLSAAGDVFHQRLRLQADPGLASGAPVASWTPQATARCGRWLKALLEVPLPPPVWAAPNFSHRRVLGCVEPRRMEQKVPEGLRAAMAEGRLLLRRDLGAAPSAEPPPAPEPGPEDELSARLEAAWEGRAAAWWESQQGGSSGPGKRPQRHKRRTQLSSTFSSLSGRLDLSDATSPPRSPDRTSPEARPQPPVTPPSQELTQEPWARGVPSERQQTLRDYMAKLPLRGDPPGGVSSPLSQASGVRATPSGQQPLRDGSAERPLRRHTLGGAAVPSSQTSSVRATPSRQQASVPSGSQPRRKKPRMGF from the exons AATGGGGTGTCATGCACGGCCGCAGCCCCGCTCTGGGAGCCAGAGACGCCCGGGCCCCTTCCCTTGCTGCCTCCTGGTCCCG ATCCCTGGGACCCTGGGGTGACCGCCCGGGACCTGCTTTTCCGGGGAGGTATCCCGTTCCGAAGAAAGCCCCGGGCCGTGCTGGATGTGACGGAACAG CTCAGCCGCTTCCTGTGGGACCACGGGGACATAGCCTTTGCGCCCCTGGGGAAGCTGATGCTGGAGAATTTCAAACTAGAGGGAGCACGG AGCCATTCTAAGAAGAAGACAGTGGTCAGTGTGAAGAGTCTGCTCCAGGACCTCGGTGGACACCAGCCCTGGGG gtgtccctgggcttCCCTCAGCTTCCGACAGCGCCGGTTCTCCATCCTCGGGGGCCCCGTCCTGGGCACGTCTGTGGCCGGCCTGCTGGGAGAGCTGCTGCATGAGGAGCTGGCCACGCGGTGGGAGCGGCTCCTCCTGGACGACGCGTTTACCGGGGGCGCGTTGGCCTGGGTGCCCGGAAGGACGCCCCAGGTGGGACAGTTGGTCTACCCTGCGGGAGGCGCCCTGGACAAGCTGC ATTTCCAAGAGGTCAGCGTGGCCCCAGGTGGTGACCCCCAGGCCCTCGGCGACCCTGGCCACATCCAGCTCCGAGGGCCTGTCCGGCAGGTGGTGACCCACATCGTGCAAGGGGAAG CCCTGCTGGCTGTCCGGTCTGACTACCACTGTGCCCTGTGGAAGGTCAGTAAGCAGGggcgccccacccccctccaggtGCTGCAGATCGGGAAGGGGGCCACAGGGATCAGCCTCAG CCCTCACCTGCCTGGGGAGCTGGCTGTCTGCAGCCGTTCGGGAGCCGTCTGTCTGTGGACCCCCCAGGATGG GCTGCAGCAAATCTACAAGGACCCCGAGACCCTTGTGTTCCGGGACCCCTCTCCCTGGCGCTGGGCAGACTTCACGGCCCATCCCCGGGTGCTGACCGTGGGTGACCGCACTGGAGTGAAAATTATCGACACTCAG GGCCCACCCGGGTGTGGTCTGCTGCTCTTTCGTGGGGGGGCAGAAGCAGCCTGCCAGAAAGGGGAGCGCGTCCTGCTGACCCGGTACCTGGGGGGGTGCGGCCCCGAGCCCCTGTGCCCCACGTTCCATCTCATCCTGACCCAG TTCTCGCTCTACCTGGTGGATGAGCGCCTCCCCTTGGTGCCCCTGCTGAAGTGGAATCACgacctcccctccgcccccctgTTTGCCCAGCTgctgcccccgccccagcccggGCACGCACAGCCGCTGCTGCTGGGGGGCCAGGGCGGGCACCTGCGGTTGCTGCAGCTCGCAG GAACGGGGGCCTCCGCGCCCCGGCTGGCGGGCCCCCCCCAGTCTCTCCCCTCCAGCAGCGACTCCCTCTCCGCGTTCCCCCTGCTGGAGCCCAAGAGTCAGTGGCGGCTGCAGGAGCGTCTGAAAGCGCCAACCATAG GTCTGGCTGCCGtgctcctgccctctgcctccgCGCCGGTCCTGTTCCTCTTCCAGCTTTCCGCGGCTGGGGATGTCTTCCACCAGCGCCTCCGCCTCCAGGCGGACCCCGGGCTCGCCTCCGGTGCCCCCGTGGCTTCCTGGACTCCCCAGGCCACCGCCCGCTGCGGCCGGTGGCTGAAGGCCCTGCTGGAGGTACCCCTGCCTCCCCCCGTGTGGGCAGCACCCAACTTCTCCCACCGCCGTGTGCTAGGCTGCGTGGAACCGCGGCGGATGGAACAGAAGGTGCCGGAGGGTCTCCGTGCGGCCATGGCCGAAGGGCGACTCCTGCTGCGGAGGGACCTGGGCGCCGCGCCCTCTGCGgagccaccccctgcccccgaGCCAGGCCCCGAGGACGAGCTCAGTGCACGTTTGGAGGCAGCCTGGGAAGGCCGGGCGGCCGCCTGGTGGGAGAGCCAGCAGGGCGGGAGCTCGGGGCCCGGGAAACGGCCCCAGCGGCACAAGCGCCGGACTCAGCTGTCCAGCACTTTCTCCTCGCTCAGCGGCCGCCTGGACCTCTCGGACGCCACCAGCCCCCCCCGCAGCCCAGACCGGACGTCCCCTGAGGCCAGGCCTCAACCACCGGTGACCCCGCCCTCCCAGGAGCTGACCCAGGAGCCGTGGGCTCGGGGTGTCCCCTCGGAGAGGCAGCAGACGCTCCGGGACTACATGGCCAAGCTACCGCTCCGCGGGGACCCCCCAGGAGGCGTCTCCTCACCCCTGTCCCAGGCCTCCGGCGTCCGGGCCACCCCCTCCGGGCAGCAGCCCCTCCGGGATGGCTCAGCGGAGCGGCCGCTCCGAAGGCACACGCTGGGAGGTGCCGCCGTGCCCTCTTCCCAGACCTCCAGCGTCCGGGCCACCCCCTCCAGGCAGCAGGCGTCTGTCCCCTCGGGCTCTCAGCCGAGGAGGAAGAAGCCCCGCATGGGCTTCTGA
- the TAF1C gene encoding TATA box-binding protein-associated factor RNA polymerase I subunit C isoform X2 codes for MGCHARPQPRSGSQRRPGPFPCCLLVPLSRFLWDHGDIAFAPLGKLMLENFKLEGARSHSKKKTVVSVKSLLQDLGGHQPWGCPWASLSFRQRRFSILGGPVLGTSVAGLLGELLHEELATRWERLLLDDAFTGGALAWVPGRTPQVGQLVYPAGGALDKLHFQEVSVAPGGDPQALGDPGHIQLRGPVRQVVTHIVQGEALLAVRSDYHCALWKVSKQGRPTPLQVLQIGKGATGISLSPHLPGELAVCSRSGAVCLWTPQDGLQQIYKDPETLVFRDPSPWRWADFTAHPRVLTVGDRTGVKIIDTQGPPGCGLLLFRGGAEAACQKGERVLLTRYLGGCGPEPLCPTFHLILTQFSLYLVDERLPLVPLLKWNHDLPSAPLFAQLLPPPQPGHAQPLLLGGQGGHLRLLQLAGTGASAPRLAGPPQSLPSSSDSLSAFPLLEPKSQWRLQERLKAPTIGLAAVLLPSASAPVLFLFQLSAAGDVFHQRLRLQADPGLASGAPVASWTPQATARCGRWLKALLEVPLPPPVWAAPNFSHRRVLGCVEPRRMEQKVPEGLRAAMAEGRLLLRRDLGAAPSAEPPPAPEPGPEDELSARLEAAWEGRAAAWWESQQGGSSGPGKRPQRHKRRTQLSSTFSSLSGRLDLSDATSPPRSPDRTSPEARPQPPVTPPSQELTQEPWARGVPSERQQTLRDYMAKLPLRGDPPGGVSSPLSQASGVRATPSGQQPLRDGSAERPLRRHTLGGAAVPSSQTSSVRATPSRQQASVPSGSQPRRKKPRMGF; via the exons ATGGGGTGTCATGCACGGCCGCAGCCCCGCTCTGGGAGCCAGAGACGCCCGGGCCCCTTCCCTTGCTGCCTCCTGGTCCCG CTCAGCCGCTTCCTGTGGGACCACGGGGACATAGCCTTTGCGCCCCTGGGGAAGCTGATGCTGGAGAATTTCAAACTAGAGGGAGCACGG AGCCATTCTAAGAAGAAGACAGTGGTCAGTGTGAAGAGTCTGCTCCAGGACCTCGGTGGACACCAGCCCTGGGG gtgtccctgggcttCCCTCAGCTTCCGACAGCGCCGGTTCTCCATCCTCGGGGGCCCCGTCCTGGGCACGTCTGTGGCCGGCCTGCTGGGAGAGCTGCTGCATGAGGAGCTGGCCACGCGGTGGGAGCGGCTCCTCCTGGACGACGCGTTTACCGGGGGCGCGTTGGCCTGGGTGCCCGGAAGGACGCCCCAGGTGGGACAGTTGGTCTACCCTGCGGGAGGCGCCCTGGACAAGCTGC ATTTCCAAGAGGTCAGCGTGGCCCCAGGTGGTGACCCCCAGGCCCTCGGCGACCCTGGCCACATCCAGCTCCGAGGGCCTGTCCGGCAGGTGGTGACCCACATCGTGCAAGGGGAAG CCCTGCTGGCTGTCCGGTCTGACTACCACTGTGCCCTGTGGAAGGTCAGTAAGCAGGggcgccccacccccctccaggtGCTGCAGATCGGGAAGGGGGCCACAGGGATCAGCCTCAG CCCTCACCTGCCTGGGGAGCTGGCTGTCTGCAGCCGTTCGGGAGCCGTCTGTCTGTGGACCCCCCAGGATGG GCTGCAGCAAATCTACAAGGACCCCGAGACCCTTGTGTTCCGGGACCCCTCTCCCTGGCGCTGGGCAGACTTCACGGCCCATCCCCGGGTGCTGACCGTGGGTGACCGCACTGGAGTGAAAATTATCGACACTCAG GGCCCACCCGGGTGTGGTCTGCTGCTCTTTCGTGGGGGGGCAGAAGCAGCCTGCCAGAAAGGGGAGCGCGTCCTGCTGACCCGGTACCTGGGGGGGTGCGGCCCCGAGCCCCTGTGCCCCACGTTCCATCTCATCCTGACCCAG TTCTCGCTCTACCTGGTGGATGAGCGCCTCCCCTTGGTGCCCCTGCTGAAGTGGAATCACgacctcccctccgcccccctgTTTGCCCAGCTgctgcccccgccccagcccggGCACGCACAGCCGCTGCTGCTGGGGGGCCAGGGCGGGCACCTGCGGTTGCTGCAGCTCGCAG GAACGGGGGCCTCCGCGCCCCGGCTGGCGGGCCCCCCCCAGTCTCTCCCCTCCAGCAGCGACTCCCTCTCCGCGTTCCCCCTGCTGGAGCCCAAGAGTCAGTGGCGGCTGCAGGAGCGTCTGAAAGCGCCAACCATAG GTCTGGCTGCCGtgctcctgccctctgcctccgCGCCGGTCCTGTTCCTCTTCCAGCTTTCCGCGGCTGGGGATGTCTTCCACCAGCGCCTCCGCCTCCAGGCGGACCCCGGGCTCGCCTCCGGTGCCCCCGTGGCTTCCTGGACTCCCCAGGCCACCGCCCGCTGCGGCCGGTGGCTGAAGGCCCTGCTGGAGGTACCCCTGCCTCCCCCCGTGTGGGCAGCACCCAACTTCTCCCACCGCCGTGTGCTAGGCTGCGTGGAACCGCGGCGGATGGAACAGAAGGTGCCGGAGGGTCTCCGTGCGGCCATGGCCGAAGGGCGACTCCTGCTGCGGAGGGACCTGGGCGCCGCGCCCTCTGCGgagccaccccctgcccccgaGCCAGGCCCCGAGGACGAGCTCAGTGCACGTTTGGAGGCAGCCTGGGAAGGCCGGGCGGCCGCCTGGTGGGAGAGCCAGCAGGGCGGGAGCTCGGGGCCCGGGAAACGGCCCCAGCGGCACAAGCGCCGGACTCAGCTGTCCAGCACTTTCTCCTCGCTCAGCGGCCGCCTGGACCTCTCGGACGCCACCAGCCCCCCCCGCAGCCCAGACCGGACGTCCCCTGAGGCCAGGCCTCAACCACCGGTGACCCCGCCCTCCCAGGAGCTGACCCAGGAGCCGTGGGCTCGGGGTGTCCCCTCGGAGAGGCAGCAGACGCTCCGGGACTACATGGCCAAGCTACCGCTCCGCGGGGACCCCCCAGGAGGCGTCTCCTCACCCCTGTCCCAGGCCTCCGGCGTCCGGGCCACCCCCTCCGGGCAGCAGCCCCTCCGGGATGGCTCAGCGGAGCGGCCGCTCCGAAGGCACACGCTGGGAGGTGCCGCCGTGCCCTCTTCCCAGACCTCCAGCGTCCGGGCCACCCCCTCCAGGCAGCAGGCGTCTGTCCCCTCGGGCTCTCAGCCGAGGAGGAAGAAGCCCCGCATGGGCTTCTGA